Proteins co-encoded in one Prescottella sp. R16 genomic window:
- a CDS encoding alpha/beta hydrolase-fold protein, with protein sequence MRSGLERSPYRAGTGNRWRRRALGVAAAALVMPMAVGLTSVGTAGAQSIGTPGGGPSTAQVGGEPTVSRVDFLTDRRVALWVNSPSMGVPIQVQLLLARDWNIAPDKKFPAVFMLDGMRARDDENGWTLDTDAEAFFADKNVNVVLPIGGNSSFYSDWIDQNNGQNYKWETFLTKELPPILEGQWRTTQDRGVVGLSMGGTSAMSLTARNQGFFKFAGSLSGILTTTTLGMPQAIAYAMQDAGGFDADAMWGTPGSDAWDAHDPYVLADKLKGVSLYISSGSGTTGPYDQPSGIPGISTNYAGMGLEILSRLTSQTFTTKLNKLNIPATVNYRPSGTHSWPYWEFELHQLWPQLASTLGVEVDKPACGVGGAIAPVANGGNWIGDCLTGEYSVPGGKAQDFRFGQIFAGGDGAYAVAGRVGGAYQGAGGPGGELGMPTTGELGTPDGRGRFNHFQKGSIYWTPQTGAHPVTGPIKDEWSKQGWEGGPLGYPRADQTKIPGKDGVMQGFEGGAMYSSSKTGTHAVQGLIMDKYGALGYEAGWLGLPLTSENPIRDNGRFTRFENGNIYWSPASGAWSVENGPIFDAWKDENYENGRLGYPISDKFDIPGGVQQNFQHGVITVKDGKAVIG encoded by the coding sequence ATGCGATCAGGTCTCGAGCGGTCGCCGTACCGTGCCGGCACCGGAAACAGGTGGCGCAGGCGGGCGCTCGGCGTCGCCGCGGCCGCGCTCGTCATGCCGATGGCAGTCGGTCTGACGTCCGTCGGGACTGCCGGTGCGCAGTCCATCGGTACTCCGGGTGGCGGCCCGTCGACCGCGCAGGTCGGTGGTGAGCCCACCGTCAGCCGCGTCGACTTCCTCACCGACCGTCGGGTCGCGCTGTGGGTGAACTCGCCGTCGATGGGGGTGCCGATCCAGGTGCAGCTGCTGCTCGCCCGGGACTGGAACATCGCACCGGACAAGAAGTTCCCGGCGGTCTTCATGCTCGACGGCATGCGTGCCCGTGACGACGAGAACGGCTGGACGCTCGACACCGACGCCGAAGCGTTCTTCGCGGACAAGAACGTCAACGTGGTGCTGCCCATCGGCGGCAACTCCAGCTTCTACTCGGACTGGATCGACCAGAACAACGGCCAGAACTACAAGTGGGAGACGTTCCTGACGAAGGAACTCCCGCCGATCCTCGAGGGCCAGTGGCGGACCACGCAGGACCGCGGCGTCGTCGGCCTGTCGATGGGCGGCACGTCCGCGATGTCGCTCACGGCCCGCAACCAGGGCTTCTTCAAGTTCGCGGGCTCGCTGTCGGGCATCCTGACGACCACGACACTCGGTATGCCGCAGGCCATCGCGTACGCGATGCAGGACGCCGGTGGTTTCGACGCCGACGCCATGTGGGGCACCCCCGGCAGCGACGCGTGGGATGCGCACGACCCGTACGTGCTGGCGGACAAGCTCAAGGGTGTCAGCCTGTACATCTCGAGCGGCAGCGGCACGACCGGGCCCTACGATCAGCCGTCCGGCATCCCGGGCATCAGCACCAACTACGCCGGTATGGGTCTCGAGATCCTGTCCCGGCTGACGTCGCAGACGTTCACCACCAAGCTGAACAAGCTGAACATCCCGGCCACCGTCAACTACCGCCCGTCGGGCACGCATTCGTGGCCGTACTGGGAGTTCGAGCTGCATCAGCTGTGGCCGCAGCTCGCGAGCACGCTCGGTGTCGAGGTCGACAAGCCGGCGTGCGGTGTGGGCGGCGCCATCGCGCCGGTCGCGAACGGTGGCAACTGGATCGGTGACTGCCTCACCGGCGAGTACTCGGTGCCGGGCGGTAAGGCCCAGGACTTCCGCTTCGGCCAGATCTTCGCCGGCGGCGACGGCGCCTACGCTGTCGCGGGCCGTGTCGGAGGCGCCTATCAGGGTGCGGGTGGCCCGGGCGGCGAGCTCGGCATGCCGACGACGGGCGAGCTCGGTACTCCGGACGGGCGTGGCCGCTTCAACCACTTCCAGAAGGGCTCGATCTACTGGACGCCGCAGACCGGCGCGCATCCGGTGACCGGTCCGATCAAGGACGAGTGGTCCAAGCAGGGCTGGGAGGGTGGGCCGCTCGGCTACCCGCGGGCCGACCAGACGAAGATCCCCGGCAAGGACGGGGTGATGCAGGGCTTCGAGGGGGGTGCGATGTACTCGAGTTCGAAGACCGGCACCCATGCGGTGCAGGGCCTGATCATGGACAAGTACGGTGCCCTCGGCTACGAGGCGGGATGGCTGGGTCTCCCGTTGACCAGTGAGAACCCGATCCGGGACAACGGCCGGTTCACCCGATTCGAGAACGGCAACATCTACTGGAGCCCCGCGTCCGGTGCCTGGTCGGTCGAGAACGGTCCGATCTTCGACGCCTGGAAGGACGAGAACTACGAGAACGGGCGCCTCGGCTACCCGATCTCCGACAAGTTCGACATTCCGGGCGGAGTCCAGCAGAACTTCCAACACGGCGTGATCACCGTCAAGGACGGCAAGGCCGTCATCGGGTGA
- a CDS encoding cutinase family protein, producing MSGRRGRKRSGLVVLAILVLLVVVLAVWYLLAGQVPKPAPPTPPGPTPPAAQPADCPDVQVVAVPGTWESSATDDPYDPTANPASLMLNVTRPLQERFAPQRADVYTVPYVAQFSNPIALPPDGQESYNNSRAAGTAATLDLIERRHAECPLTTYVLTGFSQGAVIAGDVAARIGAGDGPVSPDLVLGVGLIADGRRDPAAAPTIGPPVAGVGAELSLAGLKIPGITMTGARPGGFGKLADRAVQICAPSDGICDAPVEALKLGNWLSSAARLAEYHNNPVHAQYNSFVVDENGTTATQWITNWASELIDTAPKPAHE from the coding sequence GTGAGCGGACGCCGGGGTCGGAAACGGTCGGGACTCGTCGTACTGGCGATTCTGGTCCTGCTCGTCGTGGTGCTGGCGGTCTGGTACCTGCTGGCCGGGCAGGTCCCGAAGCCGGCACCGCCGACGCCACCGGGCCCGACTCCACCGGCCGCGCAGCCGGCGGACTGCCCGGACGTCCAGGTGGTCGCGGTGCCGGGCACGTGGGAGTCGAGCGCCACCGACGATCCGTACGACCCGACGGCGAACCCCGCGTCGCTCATGCTCAACGTCACCCGGCCGTTGCAGGAGCGCTTCGCGCCGCAGCGGGCGGACGTGTACACCGTCCCGTACGTCGCGCAGTTCTCCAATCCGATCGCGCTGCCGCCGGACGGTCAGGAGTCGTACAACAATTCCCGCGCGGCCGGGACGGCGGCCACGCTCGATCTGATCGAGCGCCGGCACGCCGAGTGCCCGCTGACGACGTACGTGCTCACCGGCTTCTCGCAGGGCGCGGTGATCGCCGGTGACGTCGCGGCCCGGATCGGTGCCGGCGACGGCCCGGTCTCGCCGGACCTGGTGCTCGGGGTCGGGCTGATCGCCGACGGTCGACGCGATCCGGCGGCCGCACCGACGATCGGCCCGCCGGTCGCCGGGGTCGGGGCCGAACTGTCCCTCGCCGGGCTGAAGATCCCGGGTATCACCATGACCGGGGCGCGCCCGGGTGGTTTCGGGAAGCTGGCCGACCGGGCCGTCCAGATCTGTGCTCCCAGCGACGGCATCTGTGACGCTCCGGTGGAGGCGCTCAAGCTGGGGAACTGGCTCAGCAGTGCGGCGCGACTCGCCGAGTACCACAACAATCCGGTGCACGCGCAGTACAACTCGTTCGTCGTCGACGAGAACGGGACGACCGCGACCCAGTGGATCACGAACTGGGCGAGTGAGCTGATCGACACGGCCCCGAAGCCCGCGCACGAGTAG
- a CDS encoding DUF732 domain-containing protein, giving the protein MSHFSRNRSVLARTVTVGALSLVAGGLLVACGNDDSSATGSPTTTTAVAPSPSKAPEKSDSQQQSVAPAPAATPEKESEPAEQPQAVPSDFPGPTSLPISSRGQGFLDALKKEGVTPAGDGAIAISTADYICAAKQAGSAEDEITTFVTAAVGSEASASGQEMSQDQATSDAKVYIRVAQASYCNK; this is encoded by the coding sequence ATGTCGCACTTCTCCCGTAACCGTTCCGTGCTGGCCCGTACCGTGACGGTCGGCGCATTGAGCCTCGTCGCCGGTGGCCTCCTCGTCGCCTGCGGCAACGACGACTCGTCGGCGACGGGAAGTCCGACCACCACCACCGCGGTGGCGCCGAGTCCGTCGAAGGCGCCGGAGAAGAGCGACTCGCAGCAGCAGTCGGTGGCCCCGGCCCCGGCGGCCACGCCGGAGAAGGAGAGCGAGCCGGCCGAGCAGCCGCAGGCCGTGCCGAGCGATTTCCCCGGTCCCACGTCCCTCCCGATCTCGTCGCGAGGGCAGGGTTTCCTGGACGCGCTGAAGAAGGAAGGCGTCACCCCCGCCGGTGACGGTGCCATCGCCATCTCCACCGCGGACTACATCTGTGCCGCGAAGCAGGCGGGCAGCGCGGAGGACGAGATCACGACGTTCGTCACCGCGGCCGTCGGCAGCGAGGCGAGCGCGTCCGGGCAGGAGATGAGCCAGGACCAGGCGACCTCGGACGCGAAGGTCTACATCCGGGTCGCGCAGGCGTCGTACTGCAACAAGTAG
- a CDS encoding phosphatase PAP2 family protein, with product MSSASEVKILQVVQGTIGAQPAVVKAARGMSHFGEHALGWVAVAGIGAALDKPRRRRWAGVAVGAVGAHAASIVIKRVVRRPRPNDPSVQVNVSTPSKLSFPSSHATSTTAAAVLLGRLTGLPLPAVLVPPMLLSRLVLGVHYPTDVLAGSALGAASAAVVLRADKKCGER from the coding sequence GTGTCTTCGGCATCTGAGGTGAAGATCCTGCAGGTCGTGCAGGGCACGATCGGCGCGCAGCCCGCGGTCGTCAAAGCGGCCCGGGGTATGTCCCACTTCGGTGAGCACGCCCTCGGCTGGGTCGCTGTCGCCGGCATCGGCGCCGCCCTCGACAAGCCGCGCCGCCGCCGGTGGGCGGGGGTCGCGGTCGGTGCCGTCGGTGCACACGCGGCATCGATCGTCATCAAACGTGTCGTACGCCGGCCCCGTCCGAACGATCCGTCCGTGCAGGTCAACGTGTCGACGCCGAGCAAGCTGAGCTTCCCGTCGTCGCATGCGACGTCCACGACGGCGGCGGCCGTGCTGCTCGGACGCCTCACAGGGCTACCCTTGCCTGCGGTGCTCGTGCCCCCGATGCTGCTGTCGCGGCTCGTGCTGGGCGTGCACTACCCGACCGACGTGCTCGCCGGGTCCGCCCTGGGAGCAGCCTCGGCCGCAGTGGTGCTGCGCGCCGACAAGAAGTGTGGAGAGAGATGA
- a CDS encoding alpha/beta hydrolase family protein, whose translation MRFDRPRLMQRLKRRLLGVSAVALVLPVAAGVVGASVASAAPVAHRAPAGGYEEVFVPSTMGPIKVQIQWAARGGDAALYLLDGLRARDDANAWSFETNAFDQYRNDNVSLVMPVGGQSSFYTDWYAPSNFNGQEITYKWETFLTEELPAYLETRGVSRHNNGVLGLSMGGSAALTLAAYHRDQFKFAGSFSGYLHISAPGMREAIRIAMLDAGRYNVDSMWGPPWSPEWLRNDPFVFAPKLEGLSMYISAASGLPGKYDNPQKPVEYYNAANAMGLEALSLINTRVFQLKLNSLNIPATYSFPANGTHAWGYWSDELWKARPQILDALGAW comes from the coding sequence ATGCGTTTTGATCGACCGAGGCTGATGCAGCGCCTCAAGCGTCGCCTGCTCGGCGTGTCCGCTGTCGCGCTCGTCCTGCCCGTGGCGGCCGGAGTCGTCGGTGCCTCCGTGGCATCGGCAGCGCCCGTCGCGCACCGGGCACCCGCCGGCGGCTACGAAGAGGTCTTCGTGCCGTCGACGATGGGTCCGATCAAGGTTCAGATCCAGTGGGCGGCCCGCGGCGGCGACGCGGCCCTCTACCTGCTCGACGGCCTGCGTGCCCGCGACGACGCGAACGCGTGGTCGTTCGAGACCAACGCGTTCGACCAGTACCGCAACGACAACGTCAGCCTCGTGATGCCGGTCGGCGGCCAGTCCAGCTTCTACACGGACTGGTACGCGCCGAGCAATTTCAACGGCCAGGAGATCACCTACAAGTGGGAGACGTTCCTGACCGAGGAACTGCCCGCCTACCTGGAGACCCGTGGCGTCTCGCGCCACAACAACGGTGTCCTGGGCCTGTCGATGGGTGGTTCCGCGGCCCTGACGCTCGCGGCGTACCACCGCGACCAGTTCAAGTTCGCCGGCTCGTTCTCCGGCTATCTGCACATCTCGGCGCCCGGCATGCGGGAGGCCATCCGCATCGCGATGCTCGACGCCGGCCGCTACAACGTCGACTCGATGTGGGGCCCGCCGTGGAGCCCGGAGTGGCTGCGCAACGACCCGTTCGTCTTCGCGCCGAAGCTCGAGGGCCTGTCGATGTACATCTCGGCGGCGAGCGGTCTGCCGGGTAAGTACGACAACCCGCAGAAGCCGGTCGAGTACTACAACGCCGCGAACGCGATGGGTCTCGAAGCGCTGTCGCTGATCAACACCCGCGTCTTCCAGCTCAAGCTGAACTCGCTGAACATCCCGGCGACCTACAGCTTCCCGGCCAACGGCACCCACGCGTGGGGTTACTGGTCCGACGAACTGTGGAAGGCCCGTCCGCAGATCCTCGACGCCCTGGGCGCCTGGTGA
- the fadD32 gene encoding long-chain-fatty-acid--AMP ligase FadD32 — MNAMFDDYLDEQGQIRLEPDHTLIDYVDEHTRNNASELVYRYIDYSRERDGEAHEITWGQFGLRLRAVAARLQQVTQPGDRVAILAPQGLDYVASFFAAIHAGRIAVPLFDPDEPGHTDRLHAVLGDCEPAAILTATSSAAGVRQFFRALPAAKRPRIIAVDAIPDSVGETWVRPEVCLDDIAYLQYTSGSTRTPAGVEITHRGVATNVLQMADSLGLSRDSRGVTWLPLYHDMGLLTVILPALGGQYITIMSPRAFVQRPYRWIKELAAVADGAGTYAAAPNFAFEHAAVRGLPKDGEHLDLSNVLGLINGSEPVTVASMRKFNEAFAPYGLPKTAIKPSYGMAEATLFVSTTHPDDEAKVLYVDRNELNAGRMVQVDQDAPGAVAQVACGAVSRSQWAAIVDTETSAERPDGQVGEIWLHGDNIGQGYWGRERETAETFHNKLLQRIPDGSHADGTPEDANWLRTGDYGVYVDGELYITGRVKDLVIVDGRNHYPQDLEYSAQEASSALRPGFVAAFAVPANQLPAQVFENSHSGLQFDQDDASEQLVIVAERAPGAGKADPQPIADAVRAAVSSRHGVTARDVLLVPAGSIPRTSSGKLARRACKAAYVEGTLRGGHLQTAFPDAISE; from the coding sequence ATGAACGCGATGTTCGACGACTACCTCGACGAACAGGGCCAGATCCGGCTCGAGCCGGATCACACGCTGATCGACTACGTCGACGAGCACACGCGCAACAATGCCAGCGAGCTGGTGTACCGGTACATCGATTACTCGCGTGAGCGTGACGGTGAGGCCCACGAGATCACATGGGGTCAGTTCGGTCTGCGTCTGCGTGCGGTCGCCGCGCGCCTGCAGCAGGTCACCCAGCCCGGTGACCGCGTCGCGATCCTCGCCCCGCAGGGCCTCGACTATGTCGCGTCGTTCTTTGCCGCCATCCACGCCGGACGCATCGCGGTGCCCCTGTTCGATCCGGACGAGCCCGGTCACACCGACCGTCTGCACGCCGTCCTCGGGGACTGCGAGCCCGCCGCGATCCTGACCGCCACGTCGTCCGCCGCCGGCGTGCGCCAGTTCTTCCGGGCGTTGCCCGCTGCGAAGCGTCCCCGCATCATCGCGGTCGACGCGATCCCGGACAGTGTCGGCGAAACGTGGGTGCGCCCCGAGGTCTGCCTCGACGACATCGCGTACCTGCAGTACACGTCCGGCTCCACCCGCACCCCGGCCGGTGTGGAGATCACGCATCGCGGTGTCGCGACCAATGTGCTGCAGATGGCGGACTCGCTCGGCCTGAGCCGTGACTCGCGGGGCGTCACGTGGCTGCCGCTGTACCACGACATGGGCCTGCTGACGGTGATCCTGCCCGCGCTCGGCGGCCAGTACATCACGATCATGAGCCCGCGCGCGTTCGTCCAGCGCCCGTACCGGTGGATCAAGGAACTCGCCGCGGTCGCCGACGGCGCCGGCACCTACGCCGCCGCCCCGAACTTCGCGTTCGAGCACGCCGCGGTCCGCGGTCTGCCGAAGGACGGCGAGCACCTCGACCTGAGCAACGTCCTCGGCCTCATCAACGGCAGCGAGCCGGTGACGGTGGCGTCGATGCGCAAGTTCAACGAGGCGTTCGCGCCGTACGGTCTGCCGAAGACCGCGATCAAGCCGTCGTACGGCATGGCCGAGGCCACGCTGTTCGTCTCCACGACACACCCCGACGACGAGGCCAAGGTCCTGTACGTCGACCGGAACGAACTCAACGCCGGCCGCATGGTGCAGGTCGACCAGGATGCGCCCGGCGCCGTCGCGCAGGTGGCGTGCGGTGCGGTGTCGCGCAGCCAGTGGGCGGCGATCGTGGACACCGAGACGAGCGCCGAGCGCCCCGACGGCCAGGTCGGCGAGATCTGGCTGCACGGCGACAACATCGGCCAGGGCTACTGGGGTCGGGAGCGGGAGACTGCCGAGACATTCCACAACAAGCTGCTGCAGCGGATCCCGGACGGCTCGCACGCCGACGGGACTCCGGAGGACGCCAACTGGCTGCGCACCGGCGACTACGGCGTGTACGTCGACGGCGAGCTGTACATCACCGGACGCGTCAAGGACCTGGTGATCGTCGACGGCCGCAACCACTATCCGCAGGATCTCGAGTACTCGGCGCAGGAGGCCAGTTCCGCGCTGCGTCCCGGGTTCGTCGCCGCGTTCGCGGTGCCCGCGAACCAACTGCCGGCGCAGGTGTTCGAGAACTCGCATTCGGGTCTGCAGTTCGATCAGGACGACGCGTCCGAGCAACTCGTCATCGTCGCCGAACGCGCCCCGGGCGCCGGTAAGGCCGACCCGCAGCCCATCGCTGACGCCGTCCGCGCCGCCGTCTCGTCACGGCACGGTGTGACCGCCCGCGACGTGCTGCTGGTGCCGGCCGGTTCGATCCCACGCACCTCGAGCGGCAAGCTCGCCCGCCGGGCCTGCAAGGCGGCCTACGTCGAGGGGACGCTGCGTGGCGGTCACCTGCAGACCGCCTTCCCGGATGCGATTTCGGAATAG
- the zomB gene encoding flagellar motor control protein ZomB, with product MSLSTSSEPTRTADGPAPQTSRRTAGLSRGVFVGGVVFTALLFAWGAWQRRWIADDGLIVLRTVRNLFAGNGPVFNAGERVEANTSTAWTYLVYALGWVTQARLEYVVLGLALTLSVAAVVLAMIVAKRLYTPMLGTSGTTLLLPAGMLVYIAIAPARDFATSGLETCLVLFWIALLVLLLLRWAQAERPSTSSVLVLAFVAGLSPLVRPEMAILGAAALGMLILSTGLDRRVRIGIVAAAGLVPVAYQIFRMGYYGLPYPNTAVTKEAGGAKWSQGLDYLWNLAGPYALWLPLLLLAAAAAALWRLRGDRPAPERSGGVGVSRILRFRTWLRSPSAVVVFVLGGGFVLAAYTIRVGGDFMHGRTLLPALFCLLLPVAVVPVRLPVRGDRRATLVSTISLGTWAVLVGWALWSATVPGMPNGTVVGRGGIVDERAFYSLETGHAHPVRAEDYLDFPRVRAIAKAVADTPDGGLIISAGAHDMMFVVPPPNPIPDGGVGHTVFFPMLGMASMNTSLDVRVLDNIGLSNPIAAHTDRLPNGRIGHDKNLPPDWIVADTGMVPVHPWLPPFMDERWVADARTALTCPQTQDLLASYRSELTWARFKQNLRRAFEFADYRIDRVPAYEMQRCDLGEPQS from the coding sequence GTGTCGCTGTCTACCTCGTCTGAGCCGACCCGCACAGCCGACGGACCCGCACCGCAGACCAGCCGCCGCACCGCCGGGCTGTCCCGCGGCGTGTTCGTCGGCGGTGTCGTGTTCACGGCCCTGCTGTTCGCGTGGGGTGCCTGGCAGCGGCGCTGGATCGCCGACGACGGGCTGATCGTCCTGCGCACCGTCCGCAACCTGTTCGCCGGAAACGGTCCGGTGTTCAATGCGGGCGAACGGGTGGAGGCCAACACCAGCACCGCGTGGACCTACCTCGTGTACGCGCTGGGCTGGGTGACCCAGGCCCGCCTCGAGTACGTCGTCCTCGGTCTCGCACTCACCCTGTCGGTCGCCGCCGTCGTCCTCGCGATGATCGTCGCGAAACGCCTCTACACCCCGATGCTCGGCACGTCCGGCACGACGCTGCTGCTGCCCGCAGGCATGCTCGTCTACATCGCGATCGCCCCGGCCCGGGACTTCGCGACGTCGGGACTCGAAACCTGCCTGGTCCTGTTCTGGATCGCGCTGCTGGTCCTGCTGCTGCTGCGGTGGGCGCAGGCGGAGCGGCCGTCGACGTCGTCGGTCCTGGTGCTCGCGTTCGTCGCAGGCCTGTCCCCGCTGGTCCGGCCGGAGATGGCGATCCTCGGTGCGGCCGCGCTCGGCATGCTGATCCTCTCGACCGGACTCGACCGCCGGGTGCGGATCGGCATCGTCGCCGCCGCCGGACTCGTACCGGTGGCCTACCAGATCTTCCGGATGGGCTACTACGGCCTGCCCTACCCCAACACCGCGGTGACGAAGGAAGCCGGCGGCGCCAAGTGGAGCCAGGGACTCGACTACCTGTGGAACCTCGCCGGCCCGTACGCGCTGTGGCTACCGCTGCTGCTCCTCGCCGCCGCCGCGGCCGCACTGTGGCGGCTGCGCGGGGACCGTCCCGCCCCGGAACGGTCCGGCGGCGTCGGCGTCTCCCGGATCCTCCGGTTCCGGACGTGGCTGCGCAGCCCGTCCGCCGTCGTGGTGTTCGTGCTCGGTGGCGGATTCGTGCTCGCCGCGTACACGATCCGTGTCGGCGGCGACTTCATGCACGGCCGCACCCTGCTGCCGGCCCTGTTCTGCCTGCTGCTCCCGGTCGCCGTCGTCCCGGTACGGCTGCCGGTCCGGGGCGACCGCCGCGCGACGCTCGTGTCCACGATCTCGCTCGGGACGTGGGCGGTCCTCGTCGGCTGGGCGCTGTGGTCGGCGACCGTGCCCGGCATGCCGAACGGCACCGTCGTCGGCCGCGGCGGCATCGTCGACGAGCGCGCCTTCTACTCCCTCGAGACCGGGCACGCCCACCCCGTCCGCGCCGAGGACTACCTCGACTTCCCTCGGGTGCGGGCCATCGCGAAGGCCGTCGCCGACACCCCCGACGGCGGTCTGATCATCTCCGCCGGCGCCCACGACATGATGTTCGTCGTACCGCCGCCGAATCCGATCCCCGACGGCGGTGTCGGGCACACCGTGTTCTTCCCGATGCTCGGCATGGCGTCCATGAACACGTCGCTCGACGTCCGTGTCCTCGACAACATCGGTCTGTCGAATCCGATCGCGGCACACACCGATCGGCTGCCGAACGGCCGCATCGGCCACGACAAGAACCTGCCGCCGGACTGGATCGTCGCCGACACCGGGATGGTTCCGGTGCACCCGTGGCTGCCGCCGTTCATGGACGAACGGTGGGTGGCCGACGCCCGCACCGCCCTGACGTGTCCGCAGACGCAGGATCTGCTCGCGTCGTACCGGTCGGAGCTGACGTGGGCACGGTTCAAGCAGAACCTGCGCCGCGCGTTCGAGTTCGCCGACTACCGCATCGACCGGGTGCCGGCATACGAGATGCAGCGCTGCGATCTGGGTGAGCCGCAGTCCTGA
- a CDS encoding decaprenyl-phosphate phosphoribosyltransferase, with the protein MSEHPTEVAGPPKSLPAGIVKAVRPRQWVKNVLVLAAPLAAGSVTEADVLLPVALAFVVFCMAASGIYLVNDAMDVEADRAHPTKRFRPIAAGVLPVNLAYGMAVVLLAGSILLSFVANWQLAVVMAVYIAIQLAYCFGLKHQAVLDICIVSSGFLLRAIAGGVAAEIPLSQWFLLIMAFGSLFMAAGKRYAELQLAERTGAKIRKSLEYYTGTYLRFVWTLSATAVVICYGLWAFEQDRANDTNLFAISMVPFTIAILRYAVDVDGGEAGEPEEIALGDRVLQFLAIAWIGVVGVAVYLV; encoded by the coding sequence ATGAGCGAGCACCCGACCGAGGTCGCCGGACCGCCCAAGTCGCTTCCGGCCGGCATCGTCAAGGCCGTCCGCCCACGCCAGTGGGTCAAGAACGTGCTCGTCCTCGCCGCACCGCTCGCGGCCGGGTCCGTCACCGAAGCCGACGTGCTGCTGCCGGTCGCGCTCGCGTTCGTCGTGTTCTGCATGGCGGCGTCGGGCATCTATCTCGTCAACGACGCGATGGACGTCGAGGCCGACCGTGCGCACCCGACCAAGCGCTTCCGCCCCATCGCGGCCGGTGTGCTGCCGGTCAACCTGGCCTACGGCATGGCGGTCGTGCTGCTGGCCGGCTCGATCCTGCTGTCGTTCGTCGCGAACTGGCAGCTCGCCGTCGTCATGGCCGTGTACATCGCGATCCAGCTGGCGTACTGCTTCGGGCTCAAGCACCAGGCCGTGCTCGACATCTGTATCGTCTCGTCCGGCTTCCTGCTGCGTGCGATCGCCGGTGGCGTCGCCGCCGAGATCCCGCTGTCGCAGTGGTTCCTGCTGATCATGGCGTTCGGATCGCTGTTCATGGCCGCCGGCAAGCGGTACGCCGAACTGCAGCTCGCCGAACGCACCGGCGCGAAGATCCGCAAGTCCCTCGAGTACTACACCGGCACCTATCTGCGGTTCGTGTGGACGCTGTCCGCGACGGCCGTCGTGATCTGCTACGGCCTGTGGGCCTTCGAACAGGACCGCGCGAACGACACCAACCTGTTCGCGATCTCGATGGTGCCGTTCACGATCGCGATCCTGCGTTACGCGGTGGACGTCGACGGTGGCGAGGCGGGGGAGCCGGAAGAAATTGCCCTGGGCGACCGGGTGCTCCAGTTCCTCGCGATTGCCTGGATCGGAGTAGTAGGTGTCGCTGTCTACCTCGTCTGA